The sequence ACTATTTTATATGGATAATAATGGTCAAGTTACACAACGGCTAATACGAGTGATTGATATAGGTGAAAAATCAATATTAGCGTATTGTTTCTATCGAAAACAAGTTCGACGATTTAATTATAGCAATATTCTCTCCTGTGGACGAGTTAAGAGAAAGGAAAGTGCGTAAAGTGCGAGTAAATGATCGTGGCTCTATCAAGTGGACAGCGATGATGCTTCCAGAGCATGCAGAGCTATTAACGAAAATGTGGGAAAAATTAGAGCAAAAAAATATGCCTTTGCTGGATGAACAAAAGTTGGTAGAGATGGATGCTCAACTACAATTAGCTATTTGCAATAATCTTACCGTTGAAGTTAAACATTATAATGGACGTGACTATTTAACAAGTAAAGGAAAACTGAAATATATTACGAAAGACATGCTATATTTGGATACAGATATTAAAATTAAACGCCAGCATGTTTTAGATGTATGGATCGATTAAAATGGGTTGTAAAACAGTTTAAG is a genomic window of Virgibacillus proomii containing:
- a CDS encoding YolD-like family protein; protein product: MRKVRVNDRGSIKWTAMMLPEHAELLTKMWEKLEQKNMPLLDEQKLVEMDAQLQLAICNNLTVEVKHYNGRDYLTSKGKLKYITKDMLYLDTDIKIKRQHVLDVWID